The following are from one region of the Salvia hispanica cultivar TCC Black 2014 chromosome 1, UniMelb_Shisp_WGS_1.0, whole genome shotgun sequence genome:
- the LOC125197280 gene encoding uncharacterized protein LOC125197280: protein MSIFRKLDVTILFLQAVRLPPLGKFIKEFIVGKAQEDGKIMVEGIASAIEKLQALDVYAQADVEAAAWCDLISSRGLTDEEIEGAITEFCQKSELAGSAGALLPASMEEKSDGEHEQEEDSKKNPLPTDTLPPQVELKKLPANLKYAYLGEEDSFPIIINSGLTEEQEARLLTVLSKNKKAIGWSLTDLVGISPDVYMHHIRLEEGAKAHRDSQRKVNPNMREEILKEILKLLSLGIIYSVPDSEWVSPIHMVPKKSGIQVVKNERNELVPTRLVTGWRMCIDYRKLNTATRKDHFPLPFIDQMLERLAGRKYFCFLDGTVATSKFT from the exons ATGTCGATCTTCCGAAAGCTGGATGTCACCATACTATTCCTCCAAGCCGTGAGACTGCCCCCTCTGGGGAAGTTTATAAAGGAGTTCATAGTCGGAAAAGCCCAGgaggatggaaaaatcatggtGGAAGGGATAGCATCAGCTATT GAAAAACTCCAAGCCTTGGATGTGTATGCCCAAGCTGATGTGGAAGCAGCTGCATGGTGTGATCTGATCAGTAGCCGAGGGTTAACTGACGAGGAGATCGAAGGAGCAATTACGGAATTCTGTCAGAAGTCGGAACTAGCGGGATCCGCAGGGGCTTTACTACCGGCCAGTATGGAGGAGAAATCAGATGGTGAACATGAGCAAGAGGAGGATTCTAAAAAGAACCCTCTACCTACAGACACACTACCCCCACAAGTGGAGTTGAAGAAGTTGCCAGCGAATcttaagtatgcctacctCGGGGAGGAAGACTCGTTCCCTATAATCATCAATAGCGGGCTGACTGAAGAGCAAGAGGCAAGGCTACTAACTGTGCtgagcaaaaacaagaaggcTATTGGATGGAGCCTTACGGACCTGGTGGGGATAAGCCCGGATGTCTACATGCACCACATTAGGCTGGAGGAGGGAGCCAAGGCACATAGAGATTCGCAAAGGAAGgtgaacccaaacatgcgGGAAGAGATACTGAAGGAAATCTTGAAGTTGCTATCGCTGGGCATTATATACTCGGTACCCGATAGTGAATGGGTCAGTCCAATCCATATGGTCCCCAAGAAATCAGGGATCCAGGTGGTTAAGAATGAGAGGAATGAGCTAGTGCCCACCAGACTAGTCACTGGATGGCGAATGTGTATAGATTACCGAAAGCTGAACACTGCAACCAGGAAGGACCATTTCCCCCTGCCATTCATCGATCAAATGCTGGAGCGACTGGCTGGGAGGAAGTACTTCTGTTTTTTGGATGGTACAGTGGCTACTTCCAAATTTACGTGA